The proteins below come from a single bacterium genomic window:
- the der gene encoding ribosome biogenesis GTPase Der → MVVIVGRPNTGKSTLFNRLVGGRVAITLQQSGITRDRIIRDAEWLGRRFKVVDTGGLVPNSKEEMNREVERQVQIALDEAKVIVLVVDGSVGLQPLDAEIATRLRRAGREFIVAVNKLDIKRKFEEADYHKLGGAALIPISAEAGTGVDELLEAVLSRLPEVVRAKRADVLSLAIVGRPNVGKSSLMNYLLGHSRSIVTATPGTTRDVIEESFELEGHAYRLLDTAGIRRKPRVSEPVEYYSVTRAIEQIKHCDVALVMFDAHDGPNNQDKRIVNLAVERSRGLVVIANKMDTVPDKLKDKVRDWVKKELSFADYAPVLFTSVLQGLGATEAVHEARRVWENGGQQIPGPKLREKILPLLEKNQPRFDCRVVAISQVSTRPPTFRLRVTRPNVLAPAYERFVIAEIRKRFKFIGYPIRIKTTR, encoded by the coding sequence ATGGTCGTCATCGTCGGCCGGCCGAATACCGGTAAGTCAACGCTCTTCAACCGCCTCGTCGGCGGCCGCGTCGCCATCACGTTGCAGCAATCCGGCATTACGCGCGACCGGATCATCCGCGATGCCGAGTGGCTGGGGCGCCGATTCAAGGTCGTGGACACCGGTGGTCTGGTCCCGAACTCGAAAGAGGAGATGAACCGCGAGGTCGAGCGCCAGGTGCAGATTGCGCTGGACGAAGCCAAGGTCATCGTGCTCGTGGTTGACGGCTCGGTCGGGCTGCAGCCGCTGGACGCGGAGATCGCCACGCGCCTGCGCCGGGCCGGCCGGGAGTTCATCGTCGCGGTGAACAAGCTCGACATCAAGCGGAAGTTCGAGGAGGCCGACTATCACAAGCTGGGCGGGGCAGCGCTCATCCCGATTTCGGCCGAAGCCGGGACCGGCGTAGACGAGCTGCTGGAAGCAGTCCTGTCCCGGTTGCCCGAGGTTGTGCGGGCGAAGCGGGCCGACGTGTTGTCGCTTGCCATCGTCGGCCGCCCGAACGTCGGGAAGTCCTCGTTGATGAACTATCTGCTCGGCCACTCCCGCTCGATTGTCACGGCCACGCCCGGCACCACGCGCGACGTCATCGAGGAGTCGTTCGAGCTGGAGGGACACGCCTATCGTCTGCTCGACACCGCCGGCATCCGCCGCAAGCCGCGCGTGAGCGAGCCGGTCGAGTACTATTCGGTCACGCGCGCGATTGAGCAGATTAAGCACTGCGACGTCGCCCTGGTCATGTTCGACGCCCACGACGGGCCGAACAACCAGGATAAGCGTATCGTCAACCTGGCCGTGGAACGGAGCCGGGGGCTGGTCGTCATCGCCAACAAGATGGACACTGTGCCGGACAAGCTCAAAGACAAGGTGCGTGACTGGGTAAAGAAGGAGCTGAGTTTCGCGGACTACGCGCCGGTCCTGTTCACGTCGGTGCTGCAGGGCCTGGGTGCAACCGAGGCAGTGCACGAGGCCCGCCGGGTCTGGGAGAACGGCGGACAGCAGATACCCGGGCCGAAGCTCCGCGAGAAGATTCTGCCGTTGCTCGAGAAGAACCAGCCGCGGTTCGACTGTCGCGTAGTCGCGATCAGCCAGGTGAGCACGCGGCCGCCGACTTTCCGGCTACGGGTGACCAGGCCCAACGTTCTCGCGCCCGCGTACGAGCGATTCGTTATCGCTGAAATCCGGAAGCGGTTCAAGTTCATCGGGTACCCGATACGGATCAAGACCACACGCTGA
- a CDS encoding four helix bundle protein, which yields MDTLDRLDDRLDMDSRLLHFAADVIALAPRLQRSPTGRYLVGQMVRAGTSAGANFQEARGAESRADFVHKMQVVLKELRETEYWLRLLREAKLMPSDLLAGPLAEVDELIRIVVKSVVTAKTRHYNAGGGETRNQISEN from the coding sequence GTGGATACGCTAGACAGACTGGATGACAGGCTGGACATGGACAGCAGGCTGCTGCACTTCGCGGCAGATGTGATCGCGCTGGCTCCTCGTCTTCAGCGGTCGCCGACTGGAAGGTACCTTGTGGGACAGATGGTACGCGCGGGCACTTCAGCCGGGGCCAACTTCCAGGAGGCGCGCGGGGCCGAGAGTCGGGCTGACTTCGTGCACAAGATGCAAGTCGTACTCAAGGAGCTGCGCGAGACCGAATACTGGCTCAGGCTCCTCAGAGAGGCCAAGCTGATGCCATCGGATCTTCTAGCGGGCCCGCTCGCGGAAGTGGACGAACTGATTCGGATCGTCGTCAAGTCGGTGGTAACGGCGAAGACAAGACATTACAATGCGGGCGGCGGAGAAACCAGAAATCAGATATCAGAGAACTGA
- a CDS encoding four helix bundle protein — translation MAEKIRQFGDLTVWQKAHQMVLQVYRITGSFPAEERFGLTSQMRRAAVSVPANLAEGFKKRGVRDKLNFYNIAQGSLEELRYYLILSKDLGYMPDNREMVESTEEIARMLHGLTRSVANGTRITSQ, via the coding sequence ATGGCTGAGAAGATAAGGCAATTCGGGGACTTGACGGTGTGGCAGAAGGCCCACCAGATGGTGCTGCAGGTCTATCGAATCACAGGGAGCTTCCCGGCTGAGGAGCGGTTCGGACTGACTTCGCAGATGAGACGAGCCGCAGTCTCGGTGCCGGCCAATCTGGCGGAAGGCTTCAAGAAGCGCGGGGTCCGGGACAAGCTCAACTTCTACAATATCGCGCAAGGCTCGCTCGAAGAGCTGCGCTACTACCTGATTCTCTCAAAGGACTTGGGATACATGCCTGACAACCGCGAGATGGTCGAGAGTACCGAAGAGATCGCCAGAATGCTCCACGGTTTGACAAGATCAGTCGCAAACGGGACGAGGATCACGTCACAGTGA
- a CDS encoding AAA domain-containing protein, whose translation MTSSDISRLAQYYQAVTKLTYDAANKHLTDVFQAGVHDYVDMSFLQNAETLFKGTGQATIRPPSAREELFDIPAAAELHSSEGPANNDPAVAFDRLKRLHQRQVLNPYEREIVYGYPFLVGVGPRDVRICAPLFTVRCAVTVDLPTSAVKIRLVNDSLTFNSQVWPKLLTEQQQHYFELSVRDLRVPSLPLADADFTEFVRTVANATSAFAPPLDWEWTLEKLTRGRAAAGPRLDVMPCAALLLVANPQYYLQSNLAALADPDLSVEGSVLASMFGDASQPVDAAAEESPSGEETVDCIFPFASNPPQRSVLSCVDSHRLVEVQGPPGTGKSQTICNLVCHLVAEGKSVLVTSQKNKALEVVSDKLNELGVEYLSMTLLRDDAESKRLLQQKLQAIDAHLQTSRAELLSRSLSSLEMERVGLRHNAAELSNSFSAARQQEHQSEPLFRSYHATRSDDVMPSDIRLPDMEDEQLVQRMQDYLRRFASGSAGFEPSSWWRVLSSWAQSMPLLNEEPTTVANGMLSLAGILATLGELLAADGVVQTKTDLLADQAFSPSLASRILQAIGKVEPHAIQFAQCLELMRQRYDDVGLLREQAAALSVYDDDMRSTARDDLTRMISIAEKVRANRDCRWYHMRRRWQRMRARAEITDLARRLPVELCQNSFVLAARAGDTTTLLKQSRRLLDVLALSDLQSAVELALREQPFDCLSIDDLLSVASAKEHIDIVTKALSALVKGDELVAACANMKPIASAYEVLQLTEGNKYKKLRETAEVMRRLALSIEQFAALRQAEPALGPHLAAWLRDETATPRVLQQPLGRDQLLRLVRARRFNEAVQADLCSHPHDTASVAVAIKKNEHDLAENTAKLLRRRVDTNLGRQYASRDVGRDVATLRKALRRSRRNFESFERLKNDVNFSRILDVLPCWVMNVNDVCRVFPLEPGLFDVVIVDEASQCHLMGALPLLYRAKSAIVVGDEKQLPNSDLMFFPVPTNALIKRRYGIDALPKAFAFDVLESSLLDLVALWRERKVFLNEHYRSLPEIIAFSNSRFYSNQLRIMTHGAAAPVGGAFEVIHVQGALEDENSVNQKEADLLIADLTRRMRDPAYENMSFGVLSLYREQAAYIRAKLEDILIDDSTLATRSAREPLIASTVDGFQGDERDVIFYSFRYAPNSHPGVVLAIQQANRGESRMNVAFTRARKKVICYTSMDVSEFPAGLVRDFLIHCKNPNCGPIPALSVHDSPFEEDVCMLLERRGLNVIPQYPACGFRIDLVVTDASGRRLAVECDGRFHYDDAGELRIEDIERQHILERAGWHVFRVPSRKYWHSRDQCIEQVVRVLAELPAPSYHAQVSPARQAPTQTPFEWEVAPTAVEAVAKEVRPQVRSRLRPAPAIRQTTSPKASAEAAAWYALARWAKMDDHLTPKARNLAFTIGQYHESARKLPAELEETARVLWEAAEALGFRHNP comes from the coding sequence ATGACTAGTTCCGATATAAGCCGACTCGCCCAGTACTACCAAGCCGTAACAAAACTCACCTATGACGCTGCCAACAAACACCTGACGGATGTGTTCCAAGCGGGCGTGCATGACTATGTTGACATGTCGTTTCTGCAAAACGCCGAGACGCTCTTCAAGGGTACAGGACAGGCTACCATCAGGCCGCCGAGCGCGCGCGAAGAGCTATTCGACATCCCAGCGGCTGCTGAGCTACACTCGTCCGAAGGTCCGGCGAACAACGATCCGGCCGTCGCATTCGACCGACTTAAGCGACTCCACCAGAGACAGGTACTGAACCCATATGAACGCGAGATCGTTTACGGCTACCCCTTCCTAGTCGGAGTCGGCCCGCGAGACGTCCGGATATGCGCGCCACTCTTTACCGTTCGCTGCGCGGTTACAGTCGACCTACCGACTTCGGCGGTGAAGATCCGTCTAGTCAATGATAGTCTGACTTTCAACTCCCAGGTTTGGCCAAAGCTCCTGACTGAGCAGCAACAACACTACTTCGAGTTGTCCGTAAGGGACCTCAGAGTGCCATCGCTTCCCCTCGCGGATGCCGACTTCACTGAATTCGTGAGAACAGTGGCGAACGCAACATCCGCCTTCGCACCTCCACTCGACTGGGAGTGGACACTAGAAAAACTAACCCGGGGGCGGGCAGCAGCTGGTCCACGGCTGGACGTCATGCCCTGTGCAGCATTACTGCTAGTCGCGAATCCGCAGTATTACCTCCAGAGCAACCTTGCAGCTCTGGCGGATCCAGACTTGTCAGTAGAGGGCTCAGTGTTGGCATCAATGTTCGGCGACGCCTCGCAGCCGGTAGACGCTGCTGCAGAGGAGTCGCCTAGCGGCGAGGAGACAGTGGACTGCATCTTCCCCTTCGCAAGTAATCCGCCGCAACGCAGTGTTCTTTCGTGTGTAGATAGCCATCGACTAGTGGAAGTCCAAGGGCCGCCGGGCACCGGGAAATCTCAGACCATCTGTAACCTCGTGTGCCATCTGGTAGCGGAAGGAAAGTCCGTGCTTGTGACGAGCCAGAAGAACAAAGCCCTGGAGGTCGTCTCCGACAAACTGAACGAGCTCGGCGTGGAATACCTGTCAATGACCCTCCTGAGGGATGACGCAGAGTCCAAACGCCTTCTGCAGCAGAAACTGCAGGCCATTGACGCTCACCTGCAAACCAGCAGAGCGGAATTGCTGAGCAGGTCGTTGTCGAGCCTTGAGATGGAACGAGTCGGCCTCAGACACAATGCTGCTGAGTTGTCGAACAGTTTCTCTGCCGCCAGACAGCAGGAGCACCAAAGCGAACCGCTGTTCAGGTCATACCACGCGACTCGATCTGATGACGTCATGCCGTCCGACATCAGATTACCTGACATGGAGGACGAGCAGCTCGTGCAACGTATGCAGGATTACTTGCGGAGGTTCGCGTCGGGAAGTGCGGGATTCGAGCCCAGCAGTTGGTGGAGAGTGTTATCCTCCTGGGCTCAGTCGATGCCTCTCCTCAACGAGGAACCCACGACGGTTGCGAATGGCATGCTTTCGCTTGCCGGCATACTCGCCACCCTGGGAGAACTGCTGGCTGCCGATGGCGTAGTGCAGACGAAGACAGACCTGCTTGCTGACCAGGCGTTCTCGCCTAGTCTTGCCAGTCGCATACTTCAGGCAATAGGAAAGGTCGAGCCGCACGCTATACAATTCGCTCAGTGCCTGGAACTGATGCGACAAAGATACGATGATGTCGGGCTATTGCGGGAGCAGGCCGCCGCGCTCAGCGTATATGATGATGACATGCGCAGCACAGCTCGCGATGACCTCACGCGGATGATCAGTATTGCAGAGAAAGTAAGGGCCAACCGTGATTGCCGTTGGTACCACATGCGGAGACGTTGGCAGAGGATGCGAGCACGCGCCGAGATAACCGACCTAGCACGTCGTCTCCCCGTGGAACTCTGCCAGAACAGTTTCGTGTTGGCCGCGCGCGCTGGAGACACAACAACCCTATTGAAGCAGTCACGGAGGCTGCTCGACGTCTTAGCCCTTTCTGATCTCCAATCCGCTGTCGAGCTGGCCTTGCGAGAACAACCTTTTGATTGCCTGTCCATTGACGACCTACTCTCCGTCGCATCCGCCAAGGAGCATATTGATATCGTCACGAAGGCTCTGTCTGCGTTGGTGAAGGGTGACGAACTCGTAGCGGCATGCGCGAACATGAAGCCGATCGCCTCGGCATACGAGGTGCTTCAGTTGACGGAGGGTAACAAATACAAGAAACTGCGGGAAACTGCTGAGGTTATGCGGAGGCTCGCCCTCTCAATCGAGCAGTTTGCTGCGCTCAGGCAGGCGGAACCTGCGTTGGGCCCGCACTTGGCCGCGTGGCTCCGCGATGAGACCGCGACGCCACGAGTGCTGCAGCAACCGTTGGGCCGCGACCAGTTGCTTCGGCTCGTGAGAGCGCGTCGCTTCAACGAGGCCGTCCAAGCGGACTTGTGCTCTCATCCGCACGACACTGCGAGCGTTGCGGTCGCCATTAAGAAGAACGAGCACGATCTCGCCGAAAACACGGCAAAACTCCTGCGTCGGCGCGTCGACACAAACCTCGGCCGGCAGTACGCGTCTCGCGATGTGGGGCGTGATGTTGCCACGTTGCGCAAGGCACTGAGAAGGAGCAGGAGGAACTTCGAGAGCTTCGAACGGCTCAAGAACGACGTCAATTTCAGCAGAATCCTTGACGTGCTGCCTTGCTGGGTCATGAATGTGAATGACGTCTGCAGGGTGTTCCCTCTCGAACCGGGACTATTCGACGTGGTGATAGTCGACGAGGCGTCGCAATGCCACCTTATGGGAGCACTGCCGCTCTTGTACAGGGCGAAGTCGGCAATCGTGGTCGGTGACGAGAAGCAGCTTCCGAACTCAGACCTCATGTTCTTTCCAGTGCCTACCAACGCCCTTATCAAGCGTCGATATGGCATAGACGCCCTCCCAAAGGCGTTTGCCTTTGACGTGTTGGAATCATCCTTGCTGGATCTAGTCGCCCTGTGGCGCGAAAGGAAGGTGTTTCTCAATGAGCATTACCGCAGCCTGCCGGAGATCATCGCCTTCTCCAACTCGAGGTTCTATTCCAATCAGCTCAGGATAATGACCCATGGTGCCGCCGCACCGGTGGGTGGCGCCTTTGAGGTCATTCACGTGCAAGGGGCACTCGAAGATGAGAACTCAGTGAACCAGAAGGAAGCTGATCTGCTCATCGCTGATTTGACGCGCCGGATGCGTGACCCGGCGTACGAAAACATGTCATTCGGCGTGCTATCGCTCTACAGGGAGCAGGCAGCCTACATAAGGGCCAAGCTTGAAGATATCCTAATTGATGACAGCACGTTAGCGACGAGGTCTGCGCGCGAACCACTAATCGCGTCCACGGTCGATGGCTTCCAGGGTGATGAACGGGATGTGATCTTCTACTCTTTCAGGTACGCCCCAAACTCGCACCCAGGCGTCGTACTAGCCATTCAGCAGGCGAATCGAGGTGAAAGCCGCATGAATGTCGCCTTCACCCGAGCGCGCAAGAAAGTGATCTGCTACACAAGCATGGACGTCAGCGAGTTCCCTGCGGGTTTAGTTCGAGACTTCTTGATTCACTGTAAGAACCCGAACTGCGGTCCCATCCCAGCGCTGAGCGTGCATGACAGCCCGTTCGAAGAGGATGTGTGCATGCTCCTTGAGCGGCGGGGCCTGAACGTAATACCCCAATATCCCGCCTGCGGATTCCGCATCGACCTTGTTGTGACCGACGCAAGCGGACGGCGCTTGGCAGTTGAGTGTGACGGGCGGTTTCACTACGATGACGCCGGCGAGTTGAGGATCGAGGACATCGAGCGCCAGCACATCCTAGAAAGAGCGGGGTGGCATGTCTTCCGTGTGCCCTCACGTAAGTACTGGCACAGCCGCGACCAGTGCATTGAGCAGGTTGTCCGTGTCCTGGCGGAGTTACCGGCCCCAAGCTACCACGCTCAAGTGAGTCCCGCGCGCCAGGCACCCACGCAGACGCCATTCGAGTGGGAAGTCGCCCCGACGGCCGTAGAGGCTGTCGCCAAGGAAGTTAGGCCACAAGTCAGGTCTCGGCTCAGACCCGCCCCAGCTATCCGTCAGACCACAAGCCCAAAGGCCTCCGCGGAGGCTGCCGCCTGGTACGCGCTGGCCAGATGGGCGAAGATGGATGATCACCTGACTCCGAAAGCTCGGAACTTAGCCTTCACGATTGGACAATACCACGAGAGCGCCAGGAAGCTCCCCGCAGAGCTTGAGGAAACTGCTCGCGTTCTTTGGGAGGCTGCTGAAGCACTGGGCTTCAGGCATAACCCATGA
- a CDS encoding Fic family protein, whose product MNSFKTGYLERVPVSQNLLKTVRLLGEYKGRQDLFKEQAPQVLETLRQVAIIQSTESSNRIEGVTASPERIRELVARRTRPRDRSEQEIAGYRDALNSIHANHVRMAFNAPSVLALHGQVFRLVPGQGGHWKRKNNKIVAVMPEGIRVVQFVPVGVRQTPAAMATLHERFDLRWDQGDIEPLFLIAAYVLDFLCIHPFSDGNGRLARLLTLQLLYRAGYEVGRYVSLERVVEDTKPGYYDTLYRSSQRWHQAKHDLTPWLEYFLGVMLVGAYQEFERRVGLVATGRGSKTALVLDMLEHISGDFSARDVLERCPNVGIDLIRRILRNERKAGRLGCLGRGPDAKWKRV is encoded by the coding sequence GTGAACTCGTTCAAGACCGGCTACCTGGAGCGCGTGCCGGTCAGTCAGAACCTGCTCAAGACCGTCAGACTGCTGGGCGAATACAAGGGCAGGCAGGACCTGTTCAAAGAGCAAGCACCGCAGGTTCTCGAAACGCTGAGACAAGTGGCCATCATCCAGAGCACTGAATCGTCGAACCGGATAGAGGGCGTTACCGCGTCCCCGGAGAGGATTCGCGAGCTGGTTGCGAGGAGAACCAGGCCGCGGGACCGGTCGGAGCAGGAGATTGCGGGCTACCGCGACGCGCTCAACTCGATTCACGCCAACCACGTCCGGATGGCGTTCAACGCGCCATCGGTGCTGGCCCTGCACGGGCAGGTGTTTCGGCTGGTCCCGGGACAAGGCGGGCACTGGAAGCGAAAGAACAACAAGATCGTTGCGGTCATGCCTGAGGGAATCCGGGTCGTGCAGTTCGTCCCGGTCGGCGTACGCCAGACGCCTGCGGCCATGGCGACGCTGCACGAGCGGTTCGACCTTCGCTGGGACCAAGGCGACATTGAACCGCTGTTCCTCATTGCCGCCTACGTCCTCGACTTCCTGTGTATTCACCCATTCAGCGACGGCAACGGCAGACTGGCACGCCTGCTCACGCTGCAACTTCTCTACCGTGCCGGCTACGAAGTCGGCAGGTACGTCAGCCTGGAGCGGGTTGTCGAAGACACGAAACCCGGCTACTACGACACGCTCTACCGTTCCTCCCAGCGCTGGCATCAGGCCAAACACGATCTGACGCCGTGGCTTGAGTACTTCCTCGGCGTGATGCTGGTCGGGGCGTACCAGGAATTTGAACGCCGGGTCGGCCTGGTCGCGACCGGACGCGGCAGCAAGACCGCCCTCGTGCTGGACATGCTTGAGCACATATCCGGCGATTTCTCGGCCCGCGACGTCCTTGAGCGCTGCCCCAACGTCGGCATTGACCTTATCCGCCGCATCCTGCGCAACGAACGCAAGGCGGGAAGACTCGGATGCCTCGGACGCGGCCCGGACGCGAAGTGGAAGCGGGTATAG
- a CDS encoding LCP family protein — translation MSRRLNSAWFIVAGVVVVVFLIGFYLLGPRPRRAAPTTLQPTPAGTLNILIIGKDARAIGPVVNEGRQRNKREEQSHSDIIIICHINFGIPAVNLVAIPRDLLVEVPGITTSAQSNTDFTHMEKITHVYAIGGDKLLRKTITNLLGIPIHRSIAFDFDTFRMAFDILRPFIGVLSIGGVTLTERDQALMFARKRYGLLYDDADRCRHALQLVSGVMARTWRLGGTRLGDMLINRLLAIVGEDTDLTADEIHEVIDGLRRTGFRPARTETAVLVSEGADVTLTRYNQTLSCYLPVYREIEKQTRRYLLDQKDVDALDFMTQENFRVPAYFDSSYVLPVSATDTLRPLPFDTAGMDTQLKSTRLKELSQENKTKAAGDTAAADSLHSHRPHKPKPKTPTPADTQKTKTPAPKKT, via the coding sequence ATGTCCCGCCGTCTGAATTCTGCCTGGTTCATCGTCGCCGGTGTCGTCGTAGTTGTCTTCCTCATCGGCTTCTACCTGCTCGGGCCGCGGCCGCGCCGGGCCGCGCCGACAACACTCCAGCCGACCCCTGCCGGCACGCTGAACATCCTGATCATCGGCAAGGACGCCCGCGCGATCGGCCCGGTCGTGAACGAAGGCCGGCAGCGCAATAAGCGTGAGGAGCAGTCCCACTCCGACATTATCATCATCTGCCACATCAACTTCGGCATTCCTGCGGTCAACCTGGTGGCGATTCCTCGCGACCTGCTGGTCGAGGTGCCGGGCATCACCACTTCGGCCCAATCGAACACCGACTTCACGCACATGGAGAAGATCACCCACGTCTACGCCATCGGCGGGGACAAGCTGCTGCGCAAGACCATCACGAACCTCCTGGGCATCCCCATCCACCGCTCGATCGCGTTCGATTTCGACACCTTCCGGATGGCGTTCGATATCCTCCGGCCGTTCATCGGCGTGCTGAGCATCGGCGGGGTGACCCTGACCGAACGCGACCAGGCGCTCATGTTCGCGCGCAAGCGCTACGGACTTTTGTACGATGACGCGGACCGCTGCCGCCACGCGCTCCAGCTTGTAAGCGGCGTCATGGCACGGACCTGGCGGCTGGGCGGAACCCGGCTTGGCGACATGCTCATCAATCGGCTGCTCGCGATCGTCGGCGAGGATACGGACCTGACCGCAGACGAGATCCACGAGGTTATCGATGGCCTGCGGCGGACCGGGTTCAGACCGGCGAGAACGGAGACCGCCGTGCTGGTCAGCGAAGGCGCGGACGTGACGCTGACTCGCTACAACCAGACGCTATCCTGCTATCTGCCCGTGTATCGCGAGATCGAGAAGCAGACCCGTCGCTACCTGCTCGATCAGAAGGATGTGGACGCGCTCGACTTCATGACTCAGGAGAACTTTCGCGTGCCCGCCTACTTCGACTCGAGCTACGTTCTGCCGGTGAGCGCGACGGATACGCTGCGGCCGCTGCCGTTCGATACGGCCGGCATGGACACGCAGCTCAAGTCGACGCGGCTGAAGGAACTGAGCCAGGAGAACAAAACGAAAGCGGCCGGTGATACGGCGGCCGCCGACTCTTTGCACAGTCATCGCCCCCACAAGCCGAAGCCAAAGACACCAACGCCGGCCGACACGCAAAAGACAAAGACCCCCGCCCCAAAGAAAACCTAG